In a single window of the Hyalangium gracile genome:
- a CDS encoding esterase/lipase family protein, protein MPVKHHIYLVPGFFGFTNLGELVYFGHVRDFLQAEFARRGIEAEVVAIRSHPTASIRQRSVDLLKGVQETASADDGPLHLIGHSTGGLDSRLFISPSAALREGMELEPFASRVRSVVTVSTPHAGTPLASFFMGLFGQQILKLLSLFTVYVLRFGRLPLKVAFRLGHLLSRADNQLGWKQTLLDQLFDQLLGDFSADRREAVSRFLGDVGKDTSLIPQLTPEGIDLFNAGCEDRPGVRYGSVVTQSRPPSLRTRLSAGLDPYAQITHTVYAFLYGQTLRMPLNQIPLHTAEQTAALVQAYGALPGPQACDGIVPTRSQVYGKVIGAVRADHLDAIGHFDQPSHQPAHVDWLISGSGFRRPQFEKLWKDVADFLLEEPVSTHPKDRPVL, encoded by the coding sequence ATGCCCGTGAAGCACCACATCTACCTGGTTCCCGGCTTCTTTGGCTTCACCAACCTGGGGGAGCTGGTCTACTTCGGCCACGTCCGAGACTTCCTCCAGGCGGAGTTCGCCCGGCGGGGCATCGAGGCCGAGGTGGTGGCCATCCGCTCCCACCCCACCGCCTCCATCCGGCAACGGTCGGTGGATCTACTCAAAGGTGTGCAGGAGACGGCCAGCGCGGATGACGGGCCGCTCCACCTGATTGGCCACTCCACCGGAGGGCTGGACTCGCGGCTGTTCATCAGCCCGAGCGCCGCGCTGCGCGAGGGGATGGAGCTGGAGCCCTTTGCCAGCCGGGTGCGCTCGGTGGTGACCGTGTCCACCCCCCACGCGGGCACGCCGCTGGCGTCCTTCTTCATGGGGCTGTTCGGGCAGCAGATCCTCAAGCTGCTCTCGCTGTTCACCGTGTACGTGCTGCGCTTCGGTCGGCTGCCGCTGAAGGTGGCCTTTCGGCTGGGGCACCTGCTGTCACGGGCGGACAACCAGCTCGGCTGGAAGCAGACGCTGCTGGATCAGCTCTTCGATCAGCTCCTGGGGGACTTCTCGGCGGACCGGCGCGAGGCCGTCTCGCGCTTCCTGGGAGATGTGGGCAAGGACACCTCCTTGATTCCCCAGCTCACCCCCGAGGGAATCGACCTGTTCAACGCCGGGTGCGAGGACCGGCCCGGGGTGCGGTACGGCTCGGTGGTGACGCAGTCGCGGCCGCCCTCGTTGCGCACCCGCCTGTCCGCGGGGTTGGATCCGTACGCTCAGATTACCCACACCGTCTACGCGTTCCTCTACGGCCAGACGCTGCGGATGCCGCTGAACCAGATTCCGCTCCACACCGCCGAGCAGACGGCGGCGCTGGTGCAGGCCTACGGCGCGCTGCCGGGGCCGCAGGCGTGTGATGGCATCGTCCCGACGCGCTCCCAGGTCTACGGGAAGGTGATTGGCGCGGTGCGAGCGGACCACCTGGATGCCATCGGGCACTTCGATCAGCCGTCCCACCAGCCGGCACATGTGGACTGGCTCATCTCGGGCTCTGGCTTCCGTCGTCCCCAGTTCGAGAAGCTGTGGAAGGACGTGGCGGACTTCCTGCTGGAAGAGCCCGTGAGCACCCACCCCAAGGACAGGCCCGTCCTGTAG
- a CDS encoding adenylate/guanylate cyclase domain-containing protein produces the protein MFTAMAVSGSQALRGEALELALREEHGRLVRQLLPRQGGHEVKVLEDGFLLEFERGLSAVRFGLALQEAVAERNRLAPPEQRLSLRIGAHLGPVVHRDGEVFGEGVNLAARIESLARPGTLYVSEPLAREVEGHPLPHAVRLGRAELKNIRLPVGVFRVEPRRQGSRPAFLARVRSIITQLRPGS, from the coding sequence ATGTTCACGGCGATGGCCGTGTCCGGCTCCCAGGCGCTGCGAGGTGAGGCCCTGGAGCTGGCGTTGCGCGAAGAGCATGGCCGGCTCGTCCGGCAGCTGCTGCCCCGTCAGGGGGGGCACGAAGTGAAGGTGCTGGAGGATGGCTTCCTGCTCGAGTTCGAGCGCGGGCTGTCCGCGGTGCGCTTCGGGCTCGCGCTCCAGGAGGCGGTGGCTGAGCGCAATCGGCTGGCCCCTCCGGAGCAGCGCCTGTCGCTGCGCATCGGCGCCCACCTGGGCCCGGTGGTGCACCGGGACGGAGAAGTCTTCGGCGAGGGTGTGAACCTGGCGGCGCGCATCGAGTCGCTGGCCCGGCCCGGCACCCTCTACGTCAGCGAGCCGCTGGCCCGCGAGGTGGAAGGCCACCCGCTGCCTCACGCCGTGCGGTTGGGGCGCGCCGAGCTCAAGAACATCCGACTGCCCGTCGGGGTGTTCCGCGTCGAGCCGCGGCGGCAGGGCTCTCGTCCGGCCTTCCTGGCCCGGGTCCGCTCCATCATCACCCAGCTCCGCCCAGGCAGTTGA
- a CDS encoding glutathione S-transferase family protein has protein sequence MSELTLIVGSKNHSSWSLRPYLALAHTGQPFREVVVQLDEPDTSAKIAQHSPSGRVPALRHGALTLWDSLAICEYLAETFPLAQLWPWDKEARAVARSVTAEMHSSFSALRQNMPMNILARKPGQGRAPGVAEDIARIQALWNDCRSRFGQGGPFLFGAFSIADAFYAPVVTRFVTYDVELDAVGQAYRDAVLALPALKACTEAARSEPPVKRYL, from the coding sequence ATGTCCGAACTCACGCTCATCGTCGGCTCGAAGAACCACTCCTCCTGGTCGCTCCGGCCGTACCTCGCGCTGGCCCACACGGGGCAGCCCTTCCGCGAAGTCGTGGTGCAGCTGGACGAGCCGGATACCTCGGCGAAGATCGCCCAGCACTCGCCGAGCGGCCGCGTGCCCGCGCTGCGCCATGGGGCGCTCACCCTCTGGGACTCGCTGGCCATCTGCGAGTACCTGGCGGAGACGTTCCCCCTGGCGCAGCTGTGGCCCTGGGACAAGGAGGCGCGCGCGGTGGCGCGCTCGGTGACGGCGGAGATGCACTCGAGCTTCTCCGCGCTGCGGCAGAACATGCCGATGAACATCCTCGCTCGGAAGCCGGGCCAGGGGCGCGCGCCGGGCGTGGCCGAGGACATCGCCCGCATCCAGGCCCTGTGGAACGACTGCCGGTCCCGCTTCGGGCAGGGCGGGCCCTTCCTCTTCGGTGCCTTCTCCATCGCGGACGCCTTCTACGCCCCCGTCGTCACCCGGTTCGTTACCTATGACGTGGAGCTGGATGCGGTGGGCCAGGCCTACCGCGACGCGGTGCTGGCGCTGCCGGCGCTGAAGGCCTGTACGGAGGCGGCTCGGAGCGAGCCCCCCGTGAAGCGCTACCTGTAG
- a CDS encoding HAD family hydrolase, with protein MPSPRAVILDLGNVLVFHDNALLFHRLGQRAGLPPQEVAQRLTGAGWTAANRGLLDAEGIRKDVCGALGLELPMEEFAPIWSSHFTVHEAVLPRVEGLVGRVKLVLLSNTNALHVAYVRPRLPLLQRFDAVLMSCEVGHVKPEPAFYQLALERAGCAPHEAAFFDDLPEFVEAANALGIRGHVFTDAPAFDAQLKALGL; from the coding sequence ATGCCGTCGCCGCGTGCCGTCATCCTCGACCTGGGTAATGTCCTCGTCTTCCACGACAACGCCCTGCTCTTCCACCGGCTGGGGCAGCGCGCGGGGCTGCCGCCTCAAGAGGTGGCGCAGCGGCTGACGGGCGCGGGCTGGACGGCGGCCAACCGGGGCCTGCTGGACGCGGAGGGCATCCGCAAGGACGTGTGCGGGGCGCTGGGCCTCGAGCTGCCCATGGAGGAGTTCGCCCCGATTTGGAGCAGCCACTTCACCGTGCACGAGGCGGTGCTGCCGCGCGTGGAGGGGCTGGTGGGGCGGGTGAAGCTGGTGCTGCTGTCCAACACCAACGCCCTGCACGTGGCCTACGTGCGGCCTCGGCTGCCGCTGCTCCAGCGCTTCGACGCCGTGCTGATGAGCTGCGAGGTGGGCCACGTGAAGCCCGAGCCCGCCTTCTACCAGCTCGCCCTGGAGCGCGCGGGCTGCGCGCCCCACGAGGCCGCCTTCTTCGATGATCTGCCCGAGTTCGTCGAGGCGGCCAACGCGCTCGGCATCCGCGGCCACGTCTTCACCGACGCGCCAGCCTTCGACGCGCAGCTGAAGGCGCTCGGCCTCTAG
- a CDS encoding host attachment protein, with amino-acid sequence MADKLWILVGNASRVRLFSADEKGEDWRLVEEFRHDESRAHNGDLAEQRDNPNAGTLHGPPVETEPDARKELEHDRFARELSGHLDRGVDDHRFERLIIAAPPEFLGRLRKALSKRVLHRLMMDLDADYSNVPARDLPNRVPVI; translated from the coding sequence ATGGCGGACAAGCTCTGGATTCTGGTGGGCAATGCGAGCCGGGTGCGGCTGTTCTCCGCGGACGAGAAGGGTGAGGATTGGAGGCTCGTGGAGGAGTTCCGCCACGACGAGAGCCGGGCGCACAATGGGGACCTGGCGGAGCAGCGGGACAACCCCAACGCGGGCACGCTGCATGGCCCCCCTGTCGAGACGGAGCCGGACGCGCGCAAGGAGCTGGAGCACGATCGTTTCGCCCGCGAGCTGTCCGGGCACCTGGACCGCGGCGTGGACGATCACCGCTTCGAGCGGCTCATCATCGCCGCCCCGCCCGAGTTCCTCGGCAGGCTGCGCAAGGCGCTCAGCAAGAGGGTGCTCCACCGGCTGATGATGGACCTGGACGCGGACTACTCCAACGTGCCGGCCCGGGACTTGCCCAACCGCGTGCCGGTCATCTAG
- a CDS encoding M20/M25/M40 family metallo-hydrolase yields the protein MSELGEAAAGWLVGRLGEMEEALAALVEVNSFTENPDGGRRVGALLREQFMVPGLFAEVVVSTRFADHLVFRSRGRAGVPPLALVGHLDTVFPPGRFEGYRKDGALRRGPGVLDMKGGLVVIAWALRALAASGGLDLLPPLRLVVVADEEVGSPEGQGVIRGAIAGSQACLVFESGRMGDAIITRRKGTGAVKAVAHGKAAHAGNAHQEGANALWALARFVDAVQQLTDYPRGLTVNVGRVVGGQGKNTVPDLAEADVDLRFCTRREGEELFQRCHDAASQAASGIPGTRIELRGGVSREPLERSEASVALMGAYGACAHASGLGHSEAPLIGGGSDASTSSGMGIPSIDGLGPRGKGFHTVEEYIEVDTLIPKAQALVRFLASRAEEPAR from the coding sequence ATGAGCGAGCTCGGAGAGGCGGCGGCCGGTTGGCTGGTCGGCAGGCTGGGGGAGATGGAGGAGGCGCTGGCCGCTTTGGTGGAGGTGAATTCCTTCACGGAGAACCCGGACGGCGGCCGGCGGGTGGGAGCGCTCCTGCGCGAGCAGTTCATGGTGCCAGGGCTCTTCGCCGAGGTGGTGGTCAGCACGCGGTTCGCGGATCACCTGGTGTTCCGCTCCCGAGGCCGTGCCGGGGTGCCGCCCCTGGCGCTGGTGGGGCACCTGGACACCGTCTTCCCCCCGGGCAGGTTCGAGGGCTACCGCAAGGACGGGGCGCTGCGCCGAGGGCCCGGCGTGCTGGACATGAAGGGAGGGCTCGTCGTCATCGCGTGGGCGCTCAGGGCGCTGGCGGCCTCGGGAGGGTTGGATCTGCTCCCGCCCCTGCGGCTGGTGGTGGTGGCCGACGAGGAGGTGGGCTCGCCCGAGGGCCAGGGCGTCATCCGCGGCGCCATCGCCGGCTCGCAGGCCTGCCTCGTCTTCGAGTCCGGCCGCATGGGGGACGCCATCATCACCCGTCGCAAGGGCACCGGGGCGGTGAAGGCCGTGGCCCATGGCAAGGCCGCCCACGCCGGCAACGCGCACCAGGAGGGCGCCAATGCCCTGTGGGCGCTCGCGCGCTTCGTGGATGCGGTGCAGCAGCTCACGGACTATCCGCGCGGGCTGACGGTGAATGTGGGACGGGTGGTGGGAGGGCAGGGCAAGAACACGGTGCCGGACCTTGCCGAGGCGGATGTGGACCTGCGCTTCTGTACGCGCCGGGAGGGCGAGGAGCTGTTCCAGCGCTGTCACGACGCGGCCTCGCAGGCGGCCTCGGGCATCCCCGGCACGCGCATCGAGCTGCGGGGCGGGGTGTCCCGTGAGCCGCTCGAGCGCTCCGAGGCCTCGGTGGCGCTGATGGGGGCCTATGGCGCCTGTGCCCACGCCTCCGGGCTGGGGCACTCCGAGGCGCCGCTGATCGGCGGTGGCTCGGACGCCAGTACCTCGTCCGGTATGGGCATTCCCTCCATTGATGGGCTGGGGCCCCGCGGCAAGGGGTTCCACACCGTGGAGGAGTACATCGAGGTGGACACGTTGATCCCCAAGGCCCAGGCCCTGGTGCGATTCCTGGCCTCGCGCGCCGAAGAACCTGCCCGCTGA
- a CDS encoding PEGA domain-containing protein, giving the protein MRTFGLPLTGLLTLSLMLLAPSAGAQQEEGGMGLDLSGSDENQEAPAGGDEQPGSIGLDLSGEVANSDLLPRVVILGLDTPERAGAAVASRWLKGLYVSARSNEKWVLSSPLKEVREKLGDGYTAALQCAESACMAEPAETLDADLLVTSRLALEDEGWTFRLWIFDRDRNRVEMDFVTGRNPKDAKFQKAAAELLEQRLPRLARQRATLAVKVNVPQAVVRLGEKTLGVGSLERNVAPGEPELIVEADGFTSYNKPVTLKSGEKTEVAVYLELTGTSADGPSEVAAEALETRKESSMPAVFSRPALYTAVVGALAMGAGVVVGMQAKNIADRAPDGDGNGISDITRKERIDGQNQANLSTALLTGGAAVVGGSVLWLVIMPTRSEAPKAAPSVAPGAASGGTTSSTALHLLFGGSF; this is encoded by the coding sequence ATGCGTACCTTTGGCCTTCCGCTTACCGGCCTGCTCACGCTCTCGCTCATGCTGCTCGCCCCGTCCGCCGGAGCCCAGCAGGAGGAGGGTGGCATGGGGTTGGATCTCTCCGGTTCCGATGAGAATCAGGAGGCCCCCGCTGGGGGAGACGAGCAGCCCGGCTCCATCGGCCTGGACCTGAGTGGCGAGGTGGCCAACTCGGACCTGCTGCCGCGTGTGGTCATCCTCGGGCTGGACACGCCGGAGCGAGCCGGTGCGGCGGTGGCCTCCCGCTGGCTGAAGGGGCTCTACGTCTCCGCTCGGAGCAACGAGAAGTGGGTGCTGAGCTCGCCGCTCAAGGAGGTGCGCGAGAAGCTGGGCGATGGCTACACGGCGGCGCTGCAGTGCGCGGAGTCCGCGTGCATGGCGGAGCCCGCGGAGACGCTCGATGCGGACCTGCTCGTCACCTCGCGCCTGGCGCTCGAGGACGAGGGGTGGACCTTCCGCCTGTGGATCTTCGATCGCGACCGCAACCGGGTGGAGATGGACTTCGTGACGGGCCGCAACCCGAAGGACGCGAAGTTCCAGAAGGCCGCCGCGGAGCTGCTGGAGCAGCGGCTGCCGAGGCTGGCCCGGCAGCGAGCCACCCTGGCGGTGAAGGTGAACGTGCCGCAGGCGGTGGTGCGCCTGGGAGAGAAGACGCTGGGCGTGGGCAGCCTGGAGCGGAACGTGGCGCCGGGCGAGCCCGAGCTCATCGTCGAGGCGGACGGCTTCACCTCGTACAACAAGCCCGTCACCCTCAAGTCGGGAGAGAAGACCGAGGTGGCGGTGTACCTGGAGCTGACGGGCACGTCGGCGGACGGCCCCTCGGAGGTGGCGGCGGAGGCGCTGGAGACGCGCAAGGAGTCCTCGATGCCGGCGGTGTTCAGCCGGCCGGCGCTGTACACGGCGGTGGTGGGGGCGCTCGCCATGGGCGCGGGCGTGGTGGTCGGCATGCAGGCCAAGAACATCGCGGACCGGGCTCCGGATGGGGATGGCAACGGCATCTCGGACATCACCCGCAAGGAGCGCATTGACGGCCAGAACCAGGCCAACCTCTCCACGGCGCTGCTGACGGGAGGCGCCGCGGTGGTGGGCGGCAGCGTGCTGTGGCTCGTCATCATGCCCACGCGGAGTGAGGCCCCGAAGGCGGCGCCGAGCGTGGCCCCCGGAGCAGCCAGCGGGGGGACTACCTCCTCCACCGCACTCCATCTCTTGTTTGGCGGGAGCTTCTGA
- a CDS encoding rhodanese-like domain-containing protein, whose product MKLFLALLALLGAVLLASQLLFRSRAGEARRWVAQEGALLLDVRSAQEFAAGHLPGAVNVPVSQLAAQVGTLGDKGRPVVVYCASGVRSTRATSMLREAGFSRVLNLGIMSAW is encoded by the coding sequence ATGAAGCTCTTCCTGGCCCTGCTTGCCCTCCTGGGGGCCGTGCTCCTCGCCAGCCAGCTCCTCTTCCGCTCCCGGGCGGGAGAGGCGCGGCGGTGGGTGGCGCAGGAGGGCGCGCTGCTGCTGGATGTCCGCTCCGCTCAGGAGTTCGCTGCCGGACACCTGCCCGGCGCGGTGAACGTCCCCGTCTCCCAGCTTGCCGCACAGGTTGGGACGTTGGGCGACAAGGGGCGCCCCGTCGTCGTCTACTGCGCAAGTGGGGTGCGCAGTACGCGTGCCACCTCCATGCTGCGCGAGGCGGGCTTCTCCCGGGTGTTGAACCTCGGGATCATGTCCGCCTGGTAG
- a CDS encoding serine/threonine-protein kinase, which yields MGGDDLIAQTVLSSVASPGDAMRSVQEAQDGDVLGNYQLERLLGEGSMGRVFQARHVRLGRQVALKVLRPQHAQDVSFVRRFFQEARSVNQINHEHIVEIFDFVEEPQRGQVYCVMELLRGQSLASLLKEEKLSLERIQRIGVQVCAALGAAHAVGVVHRDVKPDNLFLVHRGGQMDFVKVLDFGVAKILTSEGTGNTLDGTIIGTPTYMAPEQAAGLPVDQRADIYAVGNLLYEMLAGHPPFQAPAFGQLVVQIITQPPPPLPDRLASGEPMPPALAELVLRCLAKEPEARPQRLEEVTTALLTLGSKPAVSLPVDDEEIPTRRTRMRPDAWWLNPRLPMLVGGMAIAMLAGALTWHGMEKLLESPAPAPVEAPAPVTLTVRTFPEGARVIRADTGEALGVTPLVKELPRADAALGLRVELAGYVPLERQVRLDSHAVIEVPLAKEKPAPPPPAPAKAAPRKEVKRDALIDPFAQ from the coding sequence ATGGGTGGCGACGACCTTATCGCACAGACCGTGCTGTCGAGTGTGGCCTCCCCAGGTGACGCGATGCGGAGCGTTCAGGAAGCCCAGGATGGAGATGTCCTGGGCAACTACCAGCTCGAGCGACTCCTGGGCGAAGGCTCCATGGGTCGTGTCTTCCAGGCTCGCCACGTGCGCCTGGGGCGGCAGGTGGCCCTCAAGGTGCTCCGCCCCCAGCACGCGCAGGATGTCAGCTTCGTCCGCCGCTTCTTCCAGGAGGCGCGCTCCGTCAACCAGATCAACCACGAGCACATCGTGGAGATCTTCGACTTCGTCGAGGAGCCACAGCGGGGCCAGGTCTACTGCGTGATGGAGCTGTTGCGCGGGCAGAGCCTCGCCTCGCTGCTGAAGGAGGAGAAGCTGTCGCTCGAGCGCATCCAGCGCATCGGCGTGCAGGTGTGCGCGGCGCTCGGCGCGGCCCACGCGGTGGGCGTGGTGCACCGGGACGTCAAGCCCGACAACCTCTTCCTGGTCCACCGCGGTGGCCAGATGGACTTCGTGAAGGTGCTCGACTTCGGGGTGGCGAAGATTCTCACCTCCGAGGGGACGGGCAACACGCTGGACGGCACCATCATCGGAACGCCCACGTACATGGCGCCCGAGCAGGCCGCCGGGCTGCCGGTGGATCAGCGCGCGGACATCTACGCGGTGGGCAACCTGCTGTACGAGATGCTGGCGGGGCACCCGCCGTTCCAGGCGCCCGCCTTCGGCCAGCTCGTGGTGCAGATCATCACCCAGCCGCCTCCGCCGCTGCCTGACCGGCTGGCCTCGGGAGAGCCGATGCCGCCCGCGCTGGCGGAGCTGGTGCTGCGCTGCCTCGCCAAGGAGCCGGAGGCCCGGCCCCAGCGGCTCGAGGAAGTCACCACGGCGCTGCTGACGCTGGGCAGCAAGCCCGCCGTCTCCCTGCCCGTGGATGACGAGGAGATTCCCACCCGGCGCACGCGGATGCGGCCGGACGCGTGGTGGCTGAACCCGCGCCTGCCGATGCTGGTGGGCGGCATGGCCATCGCGATGCTGGCGGGCGCGCTCACGTGGCACGGGATGGAGAAGCTGCTGGAGTCTCCTGCTCCCGCGCCGGTGGAGGCTCCCGCTCCCGTCACCCTCACCGTGCGGACCTTCCCGGAGGGCGCGCGTGTCATTCGCGCGGACACGGGCGAGGCGCTCGGCGTCACGCCGCTGGTGAAGGAGCTGCCGCGCGCGGATGCCGCGCTGGGGCTGCGCGTGGAGCTTGCGGGCTACGTTCCCCTGGAGCGCCAGGTGCGGCTGGACTCGCACGCCGTCATCGAAGTTCCCCTGGCCAAGGAGAAGCCGGCCCCGCCTCCGCCCGCGCCGGCGAAGGCGGCTCCGCGCAAGGAGGTGAAGCGCGATGCCCTCATCGATCCGTTCGCGCAGTGA
- a CDS encoding tetratricopeptide repeat protein — protein MPSSIRSRSERWWLSVLLLVLWGLLAPLPAAGAQLTDEAKAQARVKYNDGNVAYEQGDFRKALASFNAAYQLAPLPGFLFNVAQCHRQLGAYERAAHFYRRYLSLSAKEPANAPMVRELIAEMESKAKQQAASRSARQKPVVQAKGVEKDRPEAIHARASEQREHSALKEASRKAVDQRTSQSLSGTRKPLPSEAVPGVPASEPPRESLTRKWWVWAGAGAAVLLTGGIVYAATSSDPRPTTLGSLPAR, from the coding sequence ATGCCCTCATCGATCCGTTCGCGCAGTGAGCGCTGGTGGCTGTCCGTGCTGTTGCTCGTGCTGTGGGGGCTGCTCGCGCCGCTGCCCGCGGCAGGAGCGCAGCTCACCGACGAGGCCAAGGCGCAGGCGCGCGTGAAGTACAACGACGGCAACGTCGCCTACGAGCAGGGAGACTTCCGCAAGGCGCTGGCCTCCTTCAACGCGGCGTACCAGCTGGCCCCGCTGCCGGGGTTCCTCTTCAACGTGGCCCAGTGCCACCGCCAGCTCGGCGCCTACGAGCGGGCCGCTCACTTCTACCGGCGCTACCTGAGCCTGTCCGCGAAGGAGCCGGCCAACGCGCCCATGGTGAGGGAGCTGATCGCGGAGATGGAGTCCAAGGCGAAGCAGCAGGCCGCGAGCCGCTCCGCGCGACAGAAGCCGGTGGTGCAGGCGAAGGGAGTGGAGAAGGATCGTCCCGAGGCCATCCACGCCAGGGCTTCCGAGCAGCGGGAGCACAGCGCGCTGAAGGAGGCCTCGCGCAAGGCCGTGGATCAGCGCACCTCCCAGTCGCTCTCGGGGACGCGGAAGCCCCTGCCGTCGGAGGCGGTGCCGGGGGTGCCGGCGTCCGAGCCGCCGCGCGAGTCGCTGACGCGCAAGTGGTGGGTGTGGGCGGGAGCGGGGGCGGCGGTGCTCCTGACGGGAGGCATCGTCTACGCCGCCACCTCGTCCGACCCGCGCCCGACGACGCTGGGTTCCTTACCCGCGCGCTGA
- a CDS encoding FHA domain-containing protein: MARSLLLSLLVRQHLVLKEKFRARYPHPWLVWEAGAWNVPETGRQNVAATQMPVSDLRDCLPAGDALCFELVPMGDNDTVLPLGRASHNAFVINDATVSREHLVLRTGPYGQWMVEAVPKSSPVKLDGVELEPGRPTPLVPGARLELGDVRLTFHDPAGFYVRLDRLAASLSLQAGASRAI, translated from the coding sequence ATGGCGCGCTCCCTGCTCCTCTCCCTTCTGGTCCGTCAGCATCTGGTGCTCAAAGAGAAGTTCCGGGCCCGTTACCCCCACCCCTGGCTCGTCTGGGAGGCCGGCGCGTGGAACGTACCGGAGACCGGACGCCAGAACGTCGCCGCCACCCAGATGCCGGTGTCGGACCTTCGCGACTGTCTGCCCGCCGGCGACGCGCTCTGCTTCGAGCTCGTGCCCATGGGTGACAACGACACCGTGCTGCCCCTGGGCCGTGCCTCGCACAACGCCTTCGTCATCAACGATGCCACCGTGTCGCGTGAGCACCTGGTCCTGCGCACCGGGCCGTACGGGCAGTGGATGGTGGAGGCCGTGCCCAAGTCGAGCCCCGTGAAGCTCGATGGCGTGGAGCTGGAGCCGGGCCGACCGACACCGCTCGTGCCCGGAGCGAGGCTCGAGCTGGGAGACGTGCGCCTCACCTTCCATGATCCGGCGGGCTTCTACGTCCGCCTGGACAGGCTCGCGGCCAGCCTCAGCCTCCAGGCTGGGGCCTCTCGAGCCATCTGA
- a CDS encoding ATP-grasp domain-containing protein — translation MDVAVVTYAALPQLDEKEAPLLPALAALGLDARPVVWDDPRMDWRTTKVAVIRSTWDSHLRRNAFVAWASKVGKLTCLHNPPEVIRWNTHKAYLRRLEAQGIACTPTVWVPQGGTVDLAALMRERDWESVVLKPVVSADALKTYRFPRAELEAAQSCLQTLSAADEVMVQPYLTAFETEGERAYIFFDGAFSHAVRRPPGMKDTPRGFQQPHLFEPISEELRLCEQVLAAVGQPLLYARVDVATDNEGRTRLQELEATEPGLFLNLDPAAPTRLAQAIARKL, via the coding sequence GTGGACGTCGCCGTCGTCACCTACGCTGCCCTGCCACAGCTCGACGAGAAGGAGGCACCGCTCCTTCCCGCGCTCGCGGCGCTGGGACTGGATGCGCGCCCTGTCGTCTGGGATGACCCGAGGATGGACTGGCGCACCACCAAGGTGGCGGTCATCCGCTCCACCTGGGACAGCCACCTGCGGCGCAATGCGTTCGTGGCCTGGGCCTCCAAGGTGGGCAAGCTCACCTGCCTCCACAACCCGCCTGAGGTGATTCGCTGGAACACCCACAAGGCGTACCTGCGCCGGCTCGAAGCCCAGGGCATTGCCTGCACCCCCACCGTCTGGGTCCCTCAGGGAGGCACCGTGGACCTCGCCGCGCTGATGCGCGAGCGCGACTGGGAGTCCGTGGTGCTCAAACCCGTGGTGTCTGCCGACGCGCTGAAGACGTACCGCTTCCCGCGCGCGGAGCTGGAGGCCGCTCAGTCGTGCCTCCAGACGCTGTCCGCCGCGGACGAGGTGATGGTGCAGCCCTACCTCACCGCCTTCGAGACGGAGGGCGAGCGCGCCTACATCTTCTTCGACGGAGCCTTCAGCCACGCCGTACGCAGGCCTCCGGGCATGAAGGACACTCCTCGCGGCTTCCAGCAGCCCCACCTCTTCGAGCCCATCTCCGAGGAGCTGCGCCTCTGCGAGCAGGTGCTCGCCGCCGTGGGGCAGCCCCTGCTCTATGCCCGCGTGGATGTGGCCACCGACAACGAGGGCCGCACCCGCCTGCAAGAGCTGGAGGCGACCGAGCCCGGCCTCTTCCTCAACCTGGACCCGGCCGCTCCAACCCGGCTCGCCCAGGCGATCGCTCGCAAGCTGTAG